One genomic window of Streptomyces sp. NBC_01498 includes the following:
- a CDS encoding MerR family transcriptional regulator, giving the protein MDTEAGTDGAAGARPGPTLTVDELAARAGVTVRTVRFYSTRGLLPPPVIGPRRVGLYGDGHLSRLALIEELQCQGMTLAAIERYLERLPADLSARDLAIHRALVAAWAPDPAEDATRAELERRAGRALSEGDVDRLAAMGVLARAGSPGHYRLDPGLLRLGVELLDVPIAQETILAARTVLLEHTRSAAHALSRLFRDEVGNPYEEGEPDPERVAAMRSLSAHMRPMVVQALVTAFQRSLKEELRAAFTDG; this is encoded by the coding sequence ATGGACACCGAGGCCGGAACGGACGGCGCCGCCGGGGCGCGCCCGGGGCCGACGCTGACCGTGGACGAGCTGGCCGCCCGCGCGGGTGTCACCGTGCGCACCGTGCGTTTCTACAGCACCCGCGGCCTGCTGCCGCCCCCGGTGATCGGCCCGCGCCGGGTCGGTCTCTACGGGGACGGCCATCTCTCGCGGCTGGCGCTCATCGAGGAGCTCCAGTGCCAGGGCATGACCCTGGCGGCGATCGAGCGCTACCTGGAGCGGCTGCCGGCGGATCTGAGCGCCCGGGATCTGGCGATCCACCGGGCGCTGGTGGCGGCCTGGGCGCCGGACCCGGCGGAGGACGCGACCAGGGCGGAGCTGGAGCGGCGGGCGGGGCGGGCCCTGTCCGAGGGCGACGTGGACCGGCTGGCGGCGATGGGCGTGCTGGCGCGGGCCGGGTCCCCCGGTCACTACCGGCTGGACCCGGGGCTGCTGCGGCTGGGCGTGGAGCTGCTGGACGTGCCGATCGCGCAGGAGACGATCCTCGCGGCCCGTACGGTCCTGCTGGAGCACACCCGCTCGGCGGCGCACGCCCTGTCGCGGCTGTTCCGGGACGAGGTGGGCAATCCGTACGAGGAGGGCGAGCCGGACCCGGAGCGGGTGGCGGCGATGCGGTCGCTCTCGGCGCACATGCGGCCGATGGTCGTGCAGGCGCTGGTGACGGCGTTCCAGCGCTCGCTGAAGGAGGAGCTGCGGGCCGCGTTCACCGACGGGTGA
- a CDS encoding 3-hydroxyacyl-CoA dehydrogenase NAD-binding domain-containing protein has translation MSESTTIRWEQDGTGVVTLVLDDPAQSANTMNQGFRTSLAAVAERALAEKDTLRGIIVTSAKKSFFAGGDLKDMIKLGPDDAQQAFDAGTAVKRALRVIETLGKPVVAAINGAALGGGYEIALACHHRVALDTPGSRIGLPEVTLGLLPAGGGVTRTVRLLGISDALTKVLLQGTRYSPRRALENGLVHEVAATTEEMLDRARAFIDAHPESWQPWDVKGYRIPGGTPSHPRFAANLPAFPANLVKQTGGAPYPAPRNILATAVEGSQVDFETAQTIEARYFTELVTGQTAKNMIQAFFFDLQAVNSGASRPAGVPELPVRRVAVLGAGMMGAGIAYACARAGLDVVLKDVTPEAAASGKGYAEKLLAKAVARGRTTGAERDALLARITPTAEVADLAGCDTVIEAVFEDTALKHRVFGEIQDVVEPDALLCSNTSTLPIGTLAEGVARPADFIGLHFFSPVDKMPLVEIIKGAKTGDEALARAFDLVRLIGKTPIVVNDSRGFFTSRVIGRFINEGVAMVGEGVEPATVEQAAAQAGYPAKVLSLMDELTLTLPRRIRDETRRAVEEAGGTWTPHPADAVVDRMVDDFGRTGRGGGAGFYDYAEDGTRTGLWPGLREHFTRADTDVPFTDLKERMLFSEALDSVRCLDENVLTTVADANIGSLMGIGFPAWTGGVLQYINGYEGGLPGFVARARELAAAYGERFEPPASLVARAQRGETFHDAR, from the coding sequence TCATCGTCACCTCCGCCAAGAAGTCCTTCTTCGCGGGCGGGGACCTCAAGGACATGATCAAGCTCGGACCGGACGACGCCCAGCAGGCGTTCGACGCCGGGACGGCCGTCAAACGCGCCCTGCGCGTCATCGAGACCCTCGGCAAACCCGTCGTCGCCGCCATCAACGGCGCGGCCCTCGGCGGCGGTTACGAGATCGCGCTCGCCTGCCACCACCGCGTCGCCCTCGACACGCCCGGCTCCAGGATCGGCCTGCCCGAGGTCACCCTCGGCCTGCTCCCCGCGGGCGGCGGCGTCACCCGTACCGTACGGCTCCTCGGTATCTCCGACGCGCTGACCAAGGTGCTGCTCCAGGGCACCCGTTACTCACCCCGCCGCGCCCTGGAGAACGGCCTCGTCCACGAAGTCGCCGCCACCACCGAGGAGATGCTCGACCGGGCCCGCGCCTTCATCGACGCCCACCCCGAGTCCTGGCAGCCGTGGGACGTCAAGGGCTACCGCATCCCCGGCGGCACCCCCTCCCACCCGCGCTTCGCCGCCAACCTCCCCGCGTTCCCGGCCAACCTCGTCAAGCAGACCGGCGGCGCGCCCTACCCGGCGCCGCGCAACATCCTGGCGACCGCAGTCGAGGGCTCCCAGGTCGACTTCGAGACCGCGCAGACCATCGAGGCCCGGTACTTCACCGAACTGGTCACCGGGCAGACCGCGAAGAACATGATCCAGGCGTTCTTCTTCGACCTCCAGGCGGTCAACTCGGGCGCGAGCCGCCCGGCGGGCGTCCCCGAACTCCCCGTCCGCAGGGTCGCCGTCCTCGGCGCCGGGATGATGGGGGCGGGCATCGCGTACGCCTGCGCCCGCGCCGGGCTCGACGTCGTCCTCAAGGACGTGACCCCGGAGGCGGCGGCCAGCGGCAAGGGGTACGCGGAGAAACTGCTGGCCAAGGCCGTCGCCCGGGGCCGTACCACCGGGGCCGAACGGGACGCGCTGCTGGCGCGGATCACCCCCACCGCCGAGGTGGCCGACCTCGCCGGGTGCGACACCGTGATCGAGGCGGTCTTCGAGGACACCGCCCTCAAGCACCGGGTGTTCGGGGAGATCCAGGACGTGGTCGAACCCGACGCGCTCCTGTGCTCCAACACCTCGACCCTGCCCATCGGCACCCTCGCCGAGGGCGTCGCCCGGCCCGCCGACTTCATCGGTCTGCACTTCTTCTCACCCGTCGACAAGATGCCGCTCGTGGAGATCATCAAGGGCGCGAAGACCGGCGACGAGGCACTCGCGCGCGCCTTCGACCTGGTACGGCTCATCGGGAAGACACCGATCGTCGTCAACGACTCACGGGGCTTCTTCACCTCGCGCGTCATCGGCCGCTTCATCAACGAGGGGGTCGCGATGGTCGGCGAGGGCGTCGAGCCCGCCACCGTCGAACAGGCGGCGGCGCAGGCCGGCTACCCCGCCAAGGTCCTGTCCCTGATGGACGAACTGACCCTCACCCTGCCGCGCCGCATCCGCGACGAGACCCGGCGCGCCGTCGAGGAGGCGGGCGGCACCTGGACCCCGCACCCGGCCGACGCGGTCGTCGACCGCATGGTGGACGACTTCGGCCGCACCGGCCGGGGCGGCGGCGCCGGCTTCTACGACTACGCCGAGGACGGGACCCGGACCGGCCTCTGGCCCGGTCTGCGCGAGCACTTCACCCGGGCGGACACGGACGTGCCGTTCACCGACCTCAAGGAGCGCATGCTGTTCTCCGAGGCCCTGGACTCGGTGCGCTGTCTGGACGAGAACGTCCTGACGACCGTCGCGGACGCCAACATCGGCTCCCTGATGGGCATCGGCTTCCCGGCCTGGACGGGCGGCGTACTCCAGTACATCAACGGCTACGAGGGCGGCCTGCCCGGCTTCGTCGCACGGGCACGCGAACTGGCCGCCGCGTACGGGGAGCGGTTCGAGCCGCCCGCGTCCCTGGTGGCCAGGGCCCAGCGGGGCGAAACGTTCCACGACGCCCGGTAG